The following are encoded together in the Pungitius pungitius chromosome 7, fPunPun2.1, whole genome shotgun sequence genome:
- the si:ch211-191a24.4 gene encoding uncharacterized protein si:ch211-191a24.4 isoform X2, translating into MSQPPRSKRGHRERNGDHRQDRDRRPSPDRSSSRPPYHPSEARPPPSRAREAPRVEHNESKCTHICSRRGIVLICSVLTNGLVLICVVAAQMVTSGLSAMGGLGGFDINSNFNLEGTELQKARELDSQYSQMRAPGIYGGIAFSLTAGVLSLLFVVAGNKPPHLMSRKLLYGALVFQAVGAAAYVVAVGLYLHFVIGVNATDVCKQRERIYARGGYTWMSCDVGGADAAVALFGLITAILYGAGTALTFLTIRRVRRWEREGREAEKQRARANPQRAPLRADTTAV; encoded by the exons ATGAGCCAGCCGCCCCGTTCAAAGCGGGGACACCGGGAGAGAAACGGGGACCACCGACAAGACCGAGACAGGCGGCCCTCACCTGACAG GTCGTCTTCCCGGCCCCCCTACCACCCCAGCGAGGCACGCCCCCCTCCCAGCCGTGCGCGGGAAGCCCCTCGGGTGGAGCACAATGAGTccaaatgcacacacatttgcTCCAGGAGAG GCATCGTGCTCATCTGCTCTGTACTCACAAACGGCCTGGTCCTGATCTGCGTGGTGGCGGCTCAGATGGTGACGTCGGGCCTGTCCGCCATGGGCGGTTTGGGCGGCTTCGACATCAACTCCAACTTTAACCTGGAGGGCACCGAGCTGCAGAAGGCGCGCGAGCTGGACAGCCAGTACAGCCAGATGAGGGCGCCGGGCATCTACGGCGGCATCGCCTTCAGCCTCACCGCCGGCGTCCTCTCGCTGCTGTTCGTGGTGGCCGGGAACAAGCCGCCCCACCTCATGTCCCGGAAGCTTCTGTACGGCGCGCTGGTGTTTCAGGCGGTGGGCGCGGCGGCGTACGTGGTGGCCGTGGGGCTCTACCTCCACTTCGTCATCGGCGTCAACGCCACAGATGTGTGCAAGCAGCGCGAGAGGATCTACGCCCGCGGCGGCTACACCTGGATGAGCTGCGACGTGGGCGGGGCGGACGCGGCCGTCGCCCTGTTCGGCCTCATCACGGCCATCCTCTACGGCGCCGGCACGGCGCTCACCTTCCTGACCATCAGACGGGTCAGGCGCTGGGAGCGGGAAGGCCGGGAGGCGGAGAAGCAGCGGGCCCGAGCGAACCCGCAGAGGGCGCCGCTGAGGGCCGATACCACGGCGGTGTGA
- the si:ch211-191a24.4 gene encoding uncharacterized protein si:ch211-191a24.4 isoform X1, whose product MSQPPRSKRGHRERNGDHRQDRDRRPSPDSRSSSRPPYHPSEARPPPSRAREAPRVEHNESKCTHICSRRGIVLICSVLTNGLVLICVVAAQMVTSGLSAMGGLGGFDINSNFNLEGTELQKARELDSQYSQMRAPGIYGGIAFSLTAGVLSLLFVVAGNKPPHLMSRKLLYGALVFQAVGAAAYVVAVGLYLHFVIGVNATDVCKQRERIYARGGYTWMSCDVGGADAAVALFGLITAILYGAGTALTFLTIRRVRRWEREGREAEKQRARANPQRAPLRADTTAV is encoded by the exons ATGAGCCAGCCGCCCCGTTCAAAGCGGGGACACCGGGAGAGAAACGGGGACCACCGACAAGACCGAGACAGGCGGCCCTCACCTGACAG CAGGTCGTCTTCCCGGCCCCCCTACCACCCCAGCGAGGCACGCCCCCCTCCCAGCCGTGCGCGGGAAGCCCCTCGGGTGGAGCACAATGAGTccaaatgcacacacatttgcTCCAGGAGAG GCATCGTGCTCATCTGCTCTGTACTCACAAACGGCCTGGTCCTGATCTGCGTGGTGGCGGCTCAGATGGTGACGTCGGGCCTGTCCGCCATGGGCGGTTTGGGCGGCTTCGACATCAACTCCAACTTTAACCTGGAGGGCACCGAGCTGCAGAAGGCGCGCGAGCTGGACAGCCAGTACAGCCAGATGAGGGCGCCGGGCATCTACGGCGGCATCGCCTTCAGCCTCACCGCCGGCGTCCTCTCGCTGCTGTTCGTGGTGGCCGGGAACAAGCCGCCCCACCTCATGTCCCGGAAGCTTCTGTACGGCGCGCTGGTGTTTCAGGCGGTGGGCGCGGCGGCGTACGTGGTGGCCGTGGGGCTCTACCTCCACTTCGTCATCGGCGTCAACGCCACAGATGTGTGCAAGCAGCGCGAGAGGATCTACGCCCGCGGCGGCTACACCTGGATGAGCTGCGACGTGGGCGGGGCGGACGCGGCCGTCGCCCTGTTCGGCCTCATCACGGCCATCCTCTACGGCGCCGGCACGGCGCTCACCTTCCTGACCATCAGACGGGTCAGGCGCTGGGAGCGGGAAGGCCGGGAGGCGGAGAAGCAGCGGGCCCGAGCGAACCCGCAGAGGGCGCCGCTGAGGGCCGATACCACGGCGGTGTGA
- the c7h8orf82 gene encoding UPF0598 protein C8orf82 homolog isoform X1, producing the protein MLFLRAAALSRRGLAALRGPPAGCRASRLTATYVQGQSPEPRIREYFYYIDHQGQLFLDDTKLKNFVTCFKDKKFLVFFFSRLRPNQSGRYQEDFPFLSPCGRERNFVRCDDRPVVFTHLLQSPAGSPGVPGARELLSYCGGAELLSAPFRPEALYMHPVSGRVYHPCSESEGRVGLVRSALAIELSPFFVYSAEHGQSEQPTHFLWGGQKHTLTDELAGCFPAAEETGGQPGGLQ; encoded by the exons ATGTTGTTCCTCCGGGCTGCTGCTCTCAGCCGCAGAGGTCTGGCCGCCCTACGAGGCCCGCCCGCCGGCTGCCGTGCCTCCAGACTCACCGCTACATACGTCCAGGGCCAGAGCCCCGAGCCGCGCATCCGGGAGTACTTCTACTACATCGACCACCAAGGACAG CTTTTCCTCGACGACACTAAACTGAAGAACTTTGTCACCTGCTTCAAAG ATAAAAAGTTCctggtcttcttcttcagccGGCTGCGTCCCAATCAGAGCGGCCGTTACCAGGAGGACTTCCCCTTCCTGTCCCCGTGTGGCAGGGAGAGGAACTTTGTGCGCTGCGATGACCGCCCTGTGGTCTTCACCCACCTGCTGCAGAGCCCCGCGGGGTCGCCCGGGGTCCCGGGTGCTCGGGAGCTGCTGTCGTACTGCGGCGGGGCGGAGCTGCTGTCCGCCCCGTTCCGCCCGGAGGCGCTCTACATGCATCCCGTCAGCGGACGAGTCTACCACCCGTGCTCTGAGAGCGAGGGGCGAGTTGGCCTGGTCAGGTCGGCTCTGGCCATCGAGCTCAGCCCCTTCTTTGTTTATTCCGCGGAGCACGGCCAATCAGAACAGCCTACACACTTTCTCTGGGGGGGGCAGAAGCACACGCTGACCGACGAGCTTGCAGGATGCTTCCCCGCAGCGGAGGAGACCGGAGGGCAGCCGGGTGGGCTGCAATAA
- the c7h8orf82 gene encoding UPF0598 protein C8orf82 homolog isoform X2: MLFLRAAALSRRGLAALRGPPAGCRASRLTATYVQGQSPEPRIREYFYYIDHQGQLFLDDTKLKNFVTCFKAGCVPIRAAVTRRTSPSCPRVAGRGTLCAAMTALWSSPTCCRAPRGRPGSRVLGSCCRTAAGRSCCPPRSARRRSTCIPSADESTTRALRARGELAWSGRLWPSSSAPSLFIPRSTANQNSLHTFSGGGRSTR, encoded by the exons ATGTTGTTCCTCCGGGCTGCTGCTCTCAGCCGCAGAGGTCTGGCCGCCCTACGAGGCCCGCCCGCCGGCTGCCGTGCCTCCAGACTCACCGCTACATACGTCCAGGGCCAGAGCCCCGAGCCGCGCATCCGGGAGTACTTCTACTACATCGACCACCAAGGACAG CTTTTCCTCGACGACACTAAACTGAAGAACTTTGTCACCTGCTTCAAAG ccGGCTGCGTCCCAATCAGAGCGGCCGTTACCAGGAGGACTTCCCCTTCCTGTCCCCGTGTGGCAGGGAGAGGAACTTTGTGCGCTGCGATGACCGCCCTGTGGTCTTCACCCACCTGCTGCAGAGCCCCGCGGGGTCGCCCGGGGTCCCGGGTGCTCGGGAGCTGCTGTCGTACTGCGGCGGGGCGGAGCTGCTGTCCGCCCCGTTCCGCCCGGAGGCGCTCTACATGCATCCCGTCAGCGGACGAGTCTACCACCCGTGCTCTGAGAGCGAGGGGCGAGTTGGCCTGGTCAGGTCGGCTCTGGCCATCGAGCTCAGCCCCTTCTTTGTTTATTCCGCGGAGCACGGCCAATCAGAACAGCCTACACACTTTCTCTGGGGGGGGCAGAAGCACACGCTGA
- the naprt gene encoding nicotinate phosphoribosyltransferase: MAAASGDMRAAMERSVRERVPPLLTDLYQFTMAYAYWRTERHQEPAVFELFFRDNPFGGGFSLFAGLHDCLLFLRTFRFTDQDVEFLRSVLPPATEPAFFQFLRGLDCSGVTLRAVPEGTVVFARVPLMEVSGPLAVVQLLETSLLCLVNYASLVCSNAARFRLAAGPRRKLLEMGLRRAQGPDGGLTASRYTHVGGFDLTSNVQAGFLYGIPVAGTMAHSYVTSFSSLEEVRPQTLVARNGDPDPVDIISLTKGWLRRVCELLGGDPGKISEGELAAFLSYAIAYPQNFLPVIDSYSVGCSGLLNFCAVALALCDLDFRPVGVRLDSGDLCRQSVEVRRVFRLCSEHFSVSTFDSLIIVGTNNITEQSMVELNKKENEIDVVGVGTHLVTCTRQPSLGCVYKLVEVRGRPRMKISEDPEKSTVPGRKAVYRLVDAEGHPFLDLVCLAVESPPEAGVSLSCYPLMCDNARVSVIPAQVTCLRQEVFTKGRVTHPVSSAAETRVKVQSSLQTLNPRHKRLQEPDSYGVALSEKLHHLVTEIRKGSSNNSHFLLPN, from the exons ATGGCAGCGGCGTCCGGCGACATGCGCGCAGCCATGGAGCGCTCGGTTCGGGAGCGGGTCCCCCCGCTGCTCACCGACCTGTACCAGTTCACCATGGCGTACGCGTACTGGCGGACCGAGCGGCACCAGGAGCCCGCCGTGTTCGAGCTCTTCTTCCGGGACAACCCGTTCGGCGGCGGCTTTTCGCTGTTCGCGGGGCTGCACGACTGTCTGCTGTTCCTGCGAACATTCCGCTTCACGGACCAAG ATGTGGAGTTCCTGCGCTCCGTCCTGCCCCCTGCCACCGAGCCGGCCTTCTTCCAGTTCCTGCGAGGCCTCGACTGCTCCGGCGTCACCCTCCGCGCCGTCCCGGAGGGCACTGTGGTGTTTGCCAGG GTGCCTCTGATGGAGGTGTCAGGTCCGTTAGCTGTGGTTCAACTGCTGGAGACCAGTTTGCTGTGCCTGGTCAACTATGCCAG TCTGGTGTGCAGTAACGCTGCCCGTTTCCGCCTGGCGGCCGGCCCCAGGAGGAAGCTGCTGGAGATGGGCCTCAGGAGGGCCCAGGGCCCGGATGGAGGCCTCACCGCCTCACGCTACACACACGTTGGAG GGTTTGATCTCACCAGTAACGTTCAGGCGGGTTTCCTGTATGGGATCCCGGTCGCAGGGACCATGGCGCACTCGTACGTcacttccttttcctccctggAGGAGGTCCGGCCACAA ACTCTTGTGGCGCGGAACGGGGACCCTGATCCAGTGGACATCATTTCGTTGACGAAGGGCTGGTtgaggcgtgtgtgtgagcttctGGGAGGGGATCCGGGGAAGATCAGCGAGGGCGAGTTGGCGGCCTTTCTGTCCTACGCCATTGCCTACCCTCAGAACTTCCTGCCCGTGATTGACAGCTACAGTGTTGGCTG TAGTGGCCTGTTAAACTTCTGCGCCGTGGCCCTGGCGCTGTGCGACCTGGACTTCAGGCCTGTAGGAGTTCGCCTGGACAGCGGGGACCTCTGCAGGCAGTCGGTCGAAGTCCGCCGCGTCTTCAGACTGTGCAGCGAGCA CTTCTCCGTCTCCACCTTCGACTCGCTGATCATCGTTGGGACCAATAACATCACGGAGCAAAGCATGGTGGAGCTCAACAAGAAG GAGAATGAGATCGATGTGGTTGGAGTTGGAACACATCTGGTCACCTGCACACGGCAGCCCTCGCTGGGCTGTGTGTATAAG CTAGTGGAGGTGAGGGGGAGACCCAGGATGAAGATCAGCGAGGACCCTGAGAAAAGCACCGTCCCCGGGAGGAAAGCTGTCTACAGGCTAGTAGACGCTGAGG GCCATCCTTTTCTGGACCTGGTGTGTCTCGCTGTGGAGTCTCCTCCGGAGGCAGGAGTCTCTCTGAGCTGTTACCCTCTGATGTGTGATAACGCCAGAGTCTCAGTCATTCCAGCTCAGGTCACCTGTCTGCGCCAGGAGGTGTTCACCAAAGGACGG GTCACACACCCTGTGAGCAGCGCTGCAGAAACCAGAGTGAAGGTCCAGAGTTCCCTCCAGACTCTGAACCCTCGACACAAGCGGCTGCAGGAGCCAGACTCCTACGGA GTGGCGCTGTCTGAGAAACTCCATCACCTGGTCACAGAGATCCGAAAAGGAAGCTCCAACAACAGCCACTTTCTACTGCCTAACTGA
- the LOC119216496 gene encoding 1-phosphatidylinositol 4,5-bisphosphate phosphodiesterase gamma-1-like, which yields MCAARYNGCAEGAAGGPAGSPGPATASRATDWTEVGPRILHSLAMGTVMTLFYQKKSQRPERRTFQIKQDMRQIAWGRNPEKIEGEVDIREIRELRLGKGSRDFERYPEEARKLDTAHCFIVLYGLEFRLKTLSVAAFSEEEVNMWITGLNWLMMDTQRAPAPQQIDRWLRKQFEAMDRTHEGSITVKDVKALMPQVNYRVPNTRFLKDKLQEVEARSDLSYPNFSQLYRTLMFDAQKTIIEQLELSFPLRNVDRPALCQISLYDFQKFLQMDQKETWASDLSRVREFLAGYMRGGAQPEPVLQLDEFLTFLFSKENSVCDPRLAPVVAEDMKRPLSQYWISSSHNTYLTGDQFSSESSLEAYARCLRMGCRCIELDCWDGPDDLPIIYHGHTLTSKIKFLDVLHTIKEQAFVTSDYPVILSIEDHCSVVQQRNMATHFKKVFGDLLLTKPVDNTAEELPSPHQLRRKILIKHKKLVEGTPYEEVSSASYSENDISNSLKNGILYLEDPIDHTWTPHYFVLTSNKIYYSEETSHYQTAEEEEDDEGKEECNNNEQHCAERWFHGKLGGGRDGRQVAEKLLQDYCEGGAKDGTFLVRESETFVGDYTLSFWRSGRVQHCRIHSRQESGSTRFYLTDNLVFDSLYRLICHYRDTPLRCNEFEMRLCGPVPQPNAHESREWYHSSLTRVQAEHMLMRVPRDGAFLVRKRSESHSYAISFRAEGKIKHCRIQQEGRLFMLGSSAEFESLVDLVSYYEKHPLYRKMRLRYPINEDTLDRMGTADLDYGALYEVRSPHFYVEANKMPTARCTVKALYDYRAQREDELCFPKQALVMNVDKQEGSWWRGDYGGKKQLWFPANYVEEVPSSPTREIDDASTENSPLGTFLKGFIDVPTCHVVVHKDGKNSRPYVFTIHSQQLSSHPVQTLDVAADSVEDVASWVAKIRAAAQNADARMQEEKQMERRKKIAVELSELVVYCRPVPFNEDKIGTERAWYRDMSSFPETKAEKFATRGKGKRFLQYNRRQLSRVYPRGQRLDSSNYDPLSMWLCGSQLVALNFQTPDKPMQLNQALFMLGGASGFVPQPDVMRDEAFDPFDKDTLRVEPITIQLQVLGARHLPKNGRSIVCPFVEVEICGADYDSCKCKTDVVADNGLNPVWLQKQFVFDIHNPTFSFLRFTVFEEDMFSDPNFLAQATYPVRLLRTGYRSIPLKNSYSEELELASLLVHVEIVNAKEEDDENMYMTIQRLRDRTSELSNQVSLLERSGSGDLGYQQSLEELRAAQDQLSELVEARNHRLMEKKRREKLRQQVTAKRS from the exons ATGTGTGCAGCCAGGTACAACGGCTGTGCCGAGGGGGCCGCCGGGGGCCCCGCGGGGTCTCCTGGTCCGGCCACAGCGTCCCGGGCGACGGACTGGACGGAGGTCGGTCCACGCATCCTCCACAGCCTCGCGATGGGGACAGTGATGACCCTCTTCTACCAGAAGAAGTCCCAGCGGCCCGAGAGGAGAACCTTCCAGATAAAGCAGGACATGCGGCAGATAGCGTGGGGCCGAAACCCCGAGAAAATAGAAGGAGAGG TGGACATACGAGAGATCCGGGAGCTGCGTTTGGGGAAAGGCTCCCGTGATTTTGAGCGCTACCCGGAGGAGGCCCGTAAACTTGACACCGCCCACTGCTTCATCGTGCTCTACGGCCTGGAGTTTCGCCTCAAGACGCTCAGCGTGGCCG CCTTCAGtgaagaggaggtcaacatgtgGATCACTGGGCTCAACTGGCTGATGATGGACACCCAGAGAGCTCCTGCACCGCAGCAGATAGACAG GTGGCTGAGGAAGCAGTTTGAGGCCATGGACCGGACCCACGAGGGCAG CATCACAGTGAAGGACGTGAAAGCTCTGATGCCTCAGGTCAACTACAGAGTGCCCAACACGCGCTTCCTCAAAGACAAGCTGCAG GAGGTGGAGGCCAGGAGCGACTTGTCCTACCCCAACTTCTCCCAGCTCTACAGAACGCTGATGTTTGACGCTCAGAAGACT ATTATTGAGCAGCTGGAGCTCTCCTTCCCACTGCG GAACGTTGACAGGCCGGCGCTTTGTCAGATCTCCCTGTACGACTTCCAGAAGTTTTTACAGATGGACCAGAAG GAGACCTGGGCGTCGGACCTGAGTCGCGTCAGAGAGTTCCTCGCGGGGTACATGAGGGGCGGAGCGCAGCCGGAGCCCGTGCTGCAACTCGACGAG TTCCTGACGTTCCTGTTCTCCAAGGAGAATTCTGTGTGTGACCCTCGCCTGGCGCCTGTCGTTGCTGAGGACATGAAAAGGCCGCTGTCGCAGTACTGGATCTCCTCTTCACACAACAC CTACCTGACAGGTGACCAGTTTTCCAGTGAGTCGTCTCTGGAAGCCTACGCCCGCTGCCTCAGGATGGGCTGCCGCTGCATTGAAC TGGACTGTTGGGACGGACCTGACGACCTGCCAATCATCTACCACGGTCACACGTTGACCTCCAAGATCAAGTTCCTGGATGTGCTGCACACCATCAAAGAACAGGCCTTCGTCACATCAGA ctacCCCGTGATCCTGTCCATCGAGGACCACTGCAGCGTGGTGCAGCAGAGGAACATGGCCACGCACTTCAAGAAGGTGTTTGGAGATCTGCTGCTCACCAAGCCGGTCGATAACACCGCGGAGGAGCTCCCCTCGCCGCACCAGCTCCGCAGGAAGATCCTCATCAAG CACAAGAAGCTGGTGGAAGGCACGCCGTACGAGGAGGTGTCCTCAGCCAGCTACTCGGAGAACGACATCAGCAACTCGCTGAAGAACGGCATCCTTTACCTGGAGGACCCCATCGACCAC ACGTGGACGCCGCACTATTTCGTCCTCACCAGTAATAAGATTTACTACTCAGAGGAGACGTCCCACTACCAGACggccgaggaagaggaggacgacgaagGGAAAGAG GAGTGTAACAATAACGAGCAGCACTGTGCAGAGCGCTGGTTCCACGGGAAGCTGGGTGGAGGTCGCGACGGTCGACAGGTGGCGGAGAAGCTCCTGCAGGACTACTGCGAGGGCGGAGCCAAAGACGGCACCTTCCTGGTCCGGGAGAGTGAGACGTTTGTCGGGGACTACACCCTTTCCTTCTG gCGCTCTGGGCGCGTCCAGCACTGCAGGATCCATTCCCGCCAGGAGTCCGGCTCCACCCGCTTCTACCTGACCGACAACCTGGTGTTCGACAGCCTCTACCGCCTCATCTGCCACTACAGAGACACGCCCCTGCGCTGCAACGAGTTCGAGATGAGGCTGTGCGGCCCCGTGCCTCAGCCCAACGCCCACGAGAGCCGAGA GTGGTACCACTCCAGTCTGACCCGCGTCCAGGCCGAGCACATGCTGATGCGCGTCCCCAGGGACGGCGCTTTCCTGGTGCGGAAGCGCAGCGAAAGCCACTCCTACGCCATCTCCTTCAG GGCGGAGGGGAAGATCAAGCACTGTCGCATTCAGCAGGAAGGCCGCCTCTTCATGTTGGGCAGCTCGGCGGAGTTCGAGAGCCTCGTCGACCTCGTGAGCTACTACGAGAAACATCCTCTGTACCGCAAGATGAGGCTGCGGTACCCCATCAACGAGGACACGCTGGACCGCATGGGCACCGCC GACCTTGACTACGGGGCTCTGTATGAGGTCCGCAGCCCTCATTTTTATGTGGAGGCCAACAAGATGCCCACAGCACGG TGCACGGTCAAAGCGCTGTACGACTATCGAGCGCAGAGGGAGGACGAGCTGTGTTTCCCCAAGCAGGCGCTGGTCATGAACGTGGATAAGCAGGAGGGCAGCTG GTGGCGAGGTGACTACGGGGGGAAGAAACAGCTGTGGTTCCCCGCCAACTACGTGGAGGAGGTTCCCAGTTCTCCCACTAGAGAGATCGATGACGCA TCCACAGAGAATAGTCCTCTAGGAACATTCCTGAAGGGCTTCATTGACGTGCCCACGTGCCACGTCG TGGTGCATAAGGACGGGAAGAACTCGCGCCCCTACGTGTTCACCATCCACTCCCAGCAGCTGTCGTCTCACCCGGTTCAGACCCTGGACGTGGCGGCCGACAGCGTGGAGGACGTGGCCAGCTGGGTCGCCAAGATCAGGGCGGCCGCTCAGAACGCCGACGCGCGG atgcaggaggagaagcaaatggagaggaggaagaagatcgCGGTGGAGCTGTCGGAGCTCGTGGTCTACTGCAGACCCGTCCCGTTCAACGAGGACA AGATCGGGACGGAGCGGGCGTGGTACCGGGACATGTCCTCCTTCCCGGAGACCAAGGCAGAGAAGTTTGCCACCCGCGGCAAAGGGAAACGCTTCCTGCAGTACAATCGCCGCCAGCTCTCCAGGGTTTACCCCAGAGGGCAGAGGCTGGACTCGTCAAACTACGACCCGCTCTCCATGTGGCTCTGTGGCTCCCAGCTGGTCGCACTCAACTTCCAGACCCCAG ataaacCCATGCAGCTGAACCAGGCCCTGTTCATGCTGGGAGGGGCCAGCGGCTTCGTTCCACAGCCTGACGTCATGAGGGACGAGGCCTTCGACCCTTTCGACAAGGACACCTTACGCGTGGAGCCGATCACCATCCAGTTGCAG GTGCTGGGAGCCCGTCATCTCCCAAAAAACGGCCGCAGCATCGTCTGTCCCTTCGTGGAGGTGGAGATCTGTGGAGCCGACTACGACAGCTGCAAGTGCAAGACGGACGTCGTCG ctgatAACGGACTGAACCCTGTGTGGCTGCAGAAGCAGTTTGTGTTTGACATCCACAAccccaccttctccttcctgcgGTTTACCGTCTTCGAGGAGGACATGTTCAGTGACCCCAACTTCCTGGCACAGGCGACCTACCCAGTGCGCCTGCTACGAACAG GCTACAGGAGCATCCCTCTGAAGAACAGCTACAGCGAAGAGCTGGAGCTGGCATCACTTCTGGTCCACGTGGAGATCGTCAATGCAAAG gaggaggacgatgagaACATGTACATGACCATCCAGCGTCTGCGGGATCGAACCAGCGAGCTGTCCAACCAGGTGTCCCTCCTGGAGAGGTCGGGCTCAGGGGACCTCGGGTACCAGCAGAGTCTGGAGGAGCTGCGAGCCGCTCAGGACCAACTGAGTGAGCTGGTGGAGGCCCGAAACCACAG GCtgatggagaagaagagaagagagaaactGAGGCAGCAGGTGACCGCAAAGCGCAGCTAA